The sequence TCGAAAACTATATCTCCAGCTTTTGAAACTCCTCCACCAATTATAACTACTTCTGGGTCAAAAGTTGATACCATGTTTGCAACACCAATTCCTAAGTAATTTAAAGCATTGTCTATTATGTCTTTTGCTACTTCATCACCTTTAGCTGCTTCTACAAACACTTCATATGAAGTTACTTCATCATAATTCTTTAATGAAGTTTCTACCTTTGTTAAACAAGCTTCTTTACCTCTTTTTCCTATTGAAGTTCCTGAAGATGTAGCTTCTAAACATCCTATATTTCCACAATTACATCTTGGCCCATCAGCAGCTACTGTAGTATGTCCAATTTCTAAAGCATTGCAAGTATTTCCTCTGTATATCTTACCATTCAATACAGCTCCACCGCCTACACCTGTGCTAACAGTCATATAAACCATATTTTCAGTTCCTTTACCAGCACCAAACATAAACTCTCCTATAGCAGCTACGTTTGCATCATTATCTAAAAATACTGGCACATTAAATTTTTCTCTTATAGGTGCTACAAGATTAAAGTTTTTAAATGGTAAGTTTGGTGTTGTAATTATCACTCCTGATTTAGCATCTAAAGGTCCTGGTGATCCTATTCCTATAGCTTCTACTTCATCTAATGATATCTTAGATTCTTCTAAAACCTTTTCAACAGTTGATATTATTCTATTTAAAACTGGAATTTCTCCATCCTTAGCATCTGTTGCAACAGTACTTTGAGCTTTTACATTTCCTTCAACGTCAGAAATAGCTGTACTAATTTTGGTTCCACCTAAATCTATCCCTATAAAATAGTTCTTCATAGTCATTCTCCTCCAATTATATAATATACTATGATTATAACATACTATGCATATTATGTTATTTGGAGTTTTGGCTAATAAATAAATATTTTTTTTGTTATTTTTACAAAAATATCCCCGATTTTATCCCAATGTTCCTTTTATTTGAAATATATAAGTCTTATAACTCATCATATTTGCTTTTATGAAGGCTCATATAGTATTTTCCTTGGTTATCAACACCTTCAGAAGTAATTGAAAATTTACTATCCTTAAGAATTGATTGAATTATGTCTAAGCTAATCTTCGCAGAATCATCTAATGTTATAGTAAAGTTATCATTTCTATCTATGATAGAAATATAATCATGAATATTACTATAATCACTAAGCCCTATCATTCCATTTATATCCATCTTGTATTCAGACATTTATGCTCACCTCTTATATTTCAGCAACTAATATCTACTGCAGTATTAATTTATCCAGTATAAAAATTTATATGTATGTACTATGCAAACTTATTACTTTTTCTTGCATAATGTACTACTAATATAGTTAAAAATAAATATTATTTTGAATTTAATCTATATTATAAGCAATAAGCTAAACTTAGGAGGCGTTTTAAATGAGTAAACTTAAAGTTGGTATTCTTGGTGCCACTGGATTTGTTGGTCAAAGATTAATCACATTACTTAATAACCACCCATATTTTCAAGTTACAGTATTAGCTGCTAGCAAAAGTTCTGCAGGTAAAACTTATGAAGAATCAATTAAAGGTAGATGGAAACTTAATTTGCCTATGCCTGATTTCGTTAATAACATTATGGTAAAAGATGTTTATAATCTTGATGAAATAATAAAAGATGTTGATTTTGTGTTCTGCGCGGTAAATATGCCATCAAACGAAATTAAAGAGTTAGAAGAACTGTATGCTAAAGCAGATATTCCCGTTATATCAAATAATTCTGCTAACAGATGGACTGAAGATGTCCCAATGATTATTCCTGAAATCAATAACAATCATTTAGATGTTATTGATGCTCAACGTAAGAGATTAGGAACCCAGAAAGGTTTTATAGTAACCAAACCAAACTGCTCAATCCAAAGTTATGTTCCTGCAATAACTGCATTATTAGAATTTAAACCTACAAAGATTTTAGTTTGTACTTATCAAGCTATCTCTGGTGCAGGTAAAATATTTAGTGATTGGCCAGAAATTAATGATAATGCAATCCCCTACATCTCTGGCGAAGAAAGCAAAAGTGAAAAAGAACCATTAAAAATTTGGGGCACTGTTAGAAATGGAAAAATAGTTCCTGCTACGAACCCTGTAATTAGTGCTCAATGTATCCGTGTTCCCGTTTCTGATGGTCACTTAGCTGGAGTTTTTGTTTCATTTGAAAAGAAACCTACTAAAGAACAGATTCTTGAGCATTGGAGAAATTTTAAAGGCAAACCTCAAGAACTAAAACTTCCTCTAGCTCCTAAACAATTTTTAACTTATTTTGAGCAAGATGATAGGCCTCAAACAGGTCTAGACAGAGATATTGAAAGGGGAATGGGGGTTAGTATTGGTAGACTTAGAGAAGATACCTTATTTGATTATAAATTTGTATGCTTATCCCACAACACATTAAGAGGTGCTGCTGGTGGCTCAGTATTAACAGCTGAATTATTAAAGGCTGAGGGTTTACTTTAAATTCTAAAACAATATTACTTATATAACATACTTTCTTTTTTAGACATTAAAATAAAAAATATATAACGAAAAAAGCTAGTTTAGAGATTTAATCATAAATCTTTAAACTAGCTTTCTTTATATTATACACTTAATAAAATAAAAATGGCTCCGCGAAGAGGGCTCGAACCTCCAACCTATCGGTTAACAGCCGAGTGCTCCACCATTGAGCTATCGCGGAACATTATTATTCTTATATATAAGAATAACCTGGCGACCACTTACTCTCCCACACAGTCGCCCATGCAGTACCATCAGCTGTAATTGGCTTAACCATCCTGTTCGGAATGGGAAGGGGTGTAACCCAAAAACACATCATCACCAGATTCATGGTTTGCAGAAATTTCTACAAACAAAAGAACTTTTATGTTCTTTCAAAATTGCACACAAGTTTTATCTCTTTTTGTTAATCTATTTTATTGGTCAAGCCCTCGATCTATTAGTATCAGTCAGCTAAATATGTTACCACACTTACACCTCTGACCTATCAACCTTGTGTTCTTCAAGGGATCTTACTAGCTTACGCTATGGGAAATCTCATCTTGAGGTGGGCTTCACGCTTAGATGCTTTCAGCGTTTATCCCTTCCCGACTTAGCTACCCAGCCATGCTCCTGGCGGAACAACTGGTACACCAGAGGTCAGTCCATCCCGGTCCTCTCGTACTAAGGACAGCTCCTCTCAAATTTCCTGCGCCCGCGACGGATAGGGACCGAACTGTCTCACGACGTTCTGAACCCAGCTCGCGTGCCGCTTTAATGGGCGAACAGCCCAACCCTTGGGACCTACTTCAGCCCCAGGATGCGACGAGCCGACATCGAGGTGCCAAACCTCCCCGTCGATGTGGACTCTTGGGGGAGATCAGCCTGTTATCCCCGAGGTAGCTTTTATCCGTTGAGCGATGGCCCTCCCACGAGGTACCACCGGATCACTAAGCCCGACTTTCGTCCCTGCTCCACTTGTAGGTGTCGCAGTCAGGCTCCCTTCTGCCTTTGCACTCTTCGAACGATTTCCGACCGTTCTGAGGGAACCTTTGGGCGCCTCCGTTACTTTTTTGGAGGCGACCGCCCCAGTCAAACTGCCCATCTAACAATGTCCCGTCACCAGTTTCATGGCGCCCGGTTAGAATTCCAGTACTGTCAGGGTGGTATCCCAAGGGTGACTCCACCAAGGCTGACGCCCTGGTTTCTCAGTCTCCCACCTATCCTGTACAGACAATACCGAAACTCAATGCTAAACTACAGTAAAGCTCTACGGGGTCTTTCCGTCCAATCGCGGGTAACCAGCATCTTCACTGGTACTACAACTTCGCCGGATTTACAGTTGAGACAGTGCTCAAGTCATTACGCCATTCGTGCGGGTCGGAACTTACCCGACAAGGAATTTCGCTACCTTAGGACCGTTATAGTTACGGCCGCCGTTTACTGGGGCTTAAGTTCATACCTTCGCTTGCGCTAAGTATTCCCCTTAACCTTCCAGCACCGGGCAGGCGTCAGCCCCTATACATCAGCTTTCGCTTTAGCAGAGACCTGTGTTTTTGCTAAACAGTTGCTTGAGCCTATTCTCTGCGACCTACTCTCGTAGGCACCCCTTCTCCCGAAGTTACGGGGTCAATTTGCCTAGTTCCTTAACTGTAATTCTTCCGCCGGCCTTAGGATTCTCTCCTCACCTACCTGTGTCGGTTTGCGGTACGGGCACTATTTCTCTCCCTAGAAGCTTTTCTTGACAGCGTGGAATCAGATACTTCGGAACCGTAGTTCCTTCCCCATCACACCTCAAGATTGTTGCGACGGATTTGCCTATCACAACTCTCTAAGTGCTTAGACTAGCATCCAATAGCTAGCACATCCTATCCTCCTGTGTCACTCCATCGGTAATAACGATTAATAGTGGTATCGGAATATCAACCGATTGTCCATCACCTACGCCTTTCGGCCTCGGCTTAGGTCCCGACTAACCCTCAGCGGACGAACCTTCCTGAGGAAACCTTAGGTTTTCGGCCTGTGGGATTCTCACCCACATCTCGCTACTAATGCCAACATTCTCACTCGTAATCAGTCCACCGCTCCTTACGGTACGACTTCAGCCCGATTACGACGCTCCCCTACCCATCAGTATAACTGATGCCGTAGCTTCGGTGGTAAGTTTGAGCCCCGAACATTTTCGGCGCAGGATCTCTCGACTAGTGAGCTATTACGCACTCTTTTAATGAGTGGCTGCTTCTAAGCCAACATCCTAGTTGTCTTGGAAATCCCACATCCTTTTCCACTTAACTTACACTTTGGGACCTTAGCTGACGATCTGGGCTGTTTCCCTTTTGACCACGGATCTTATCATTCGTAGTCTGACTGCCGAACTAATAGTATATGGCATTCGGAGTTTGATAAGGTTCAGTAAGCGCTATGCCCCCTAGCCCATTCAGTGCTCTACCTCCATTACTCATATTCGACGCTAGCCCTAAAGCTATTTCGGGGAGAACCAGCTATCTCCGAGTTCGATTGGAATTTCTCCGCTATCCACAGCTCATCCCATGGTTTTTCAACACCAACGTGGTTCGGTCCTCCACGAGATTTTACTCTCGCTTCAACCTGGCCATGGATAGGTCACCCGGTTTCGGGTCTACAGCATGCAACTAGTCGCCCTATTCAGACTCGGTTTCCCTTCGGCTCCGTACCTTAAGTACTTAACCTCGCTACATACCGTAACTCGTTGGCTCGTTCTACAAAAAGCACATCATCACACTCATATGGTGCTCTGATCGGTTGTAGGCACACGGTTTCAGGTTCTATTTCACTCCCCTCCCGGGGTTCTTTTCACCTTTCCCTCACGGTACTTCTTCACTATCGGTCATCAGGTAGTATTTAGCCTTGGGAGGTGGTCCTCCCTGCTTCCCACAAGGTTTCACGTGTCTCGTGGTACTCTGGAGCAGAACTATGATCTTCTCGTTTTACTTACAGGACTATTACCTTCTACGGTGTAGCTTTCCAGCTATCTTCAATTACGATACCTTCACGTTATGTTCTGTCCGCAACCCCAGAGATAAATCTCTGGTTTGGGCTCTTCCGCTTTCGCTCGCCGCTACTTACGGAATCGAGTTTTCTTTCTCTTCCTCTAGGTACTTAGATGTTTCAGTTCCCTAGGTTTACCTCCATACAACTATTTATTCATTGTACAGTACATGGGGTTTCCCATGTGAGTTCCCTCATTCGGAAATCTCCGGATCACAGGCTATGTGCGCCTACCCGAAGCTTATCGCAGCTTATCGCGTCCTTCATCGGCTCCTGATGCCAAGGCATTCACCATGCGCCCTTTGTAGCTTGACCTCTAACAAAAAACTAACTTCGTATTACTTTGTCGCTTTCCTCGCTGCGCTGCTCACTTACCTAAGTAAGCTCTGCTGCTCGCTCGTCAGCTCCGCGTACTACTCGTTTCTTTTTTGTTGATGTGTTATCAAAACACATCGTGCCTATCTTAACAAAGTTACTAAATCTAAATTCGCATTTGAATTTGACATTTGAGATATTACATTAAAATGTAATTTTTTATATACTTATGTGCAATTTTCAAAGAACAAAATTCTGAGAGAAGATCTCTCAAAATTAAACAGAGGATAACCAGTCTTCGTTTTTATCCAAGTACATGTTTCCATCACTTAGATGTTCTCCATAGAAAGGAGGTGATCCAGCCGCAGGTTCTCCTACGGCTACCTTGTTACGACTTCACCCCAATCGCTGACCCTACCTTCGGCCGCTGCCTCGCTTACGCGTTAGCTCACGGACTTCGGGTATTGCCAACTCTCATGGTGTGACGGGCGGTGTGTACAAGGCCCGGGAACGTATTCACCGCGACATTCTGATTCGCGATTACTAGTAACTCCAGCTTCATGTAGGCGAGTTTCAGCCTACAATCCGAACTGAGACAAGTTTTTGAGTTTTGCTCCACCTCACGGTATTGCATCTTTTTGTACTTGCCATTGTAGCACGTGTGTAGCCCTAAACATAAGGGGCATGATGATTTGACGTCATCCCCACCTTCCTCCTGGTTAACCCAGGCAGTCTCGCTAGAGTGCTCAACTAAATGGTAGCAACTAACAATAAGGGTTGCGCTCGTTGCGGGACTTAACCCAACATCTCACGACACGAGCTGACGACAACCATGCACCACCTGTCTTCCTGTCCCCGAAGGGACTTCCTCGATTAAGAGTAATGCAGGAGATGTCAAG comes from Clostridium sp. TW13 and encodes:
- a CDS encoding ROK family protein — encoded protein: MKNYFIGIDLGGTKISTAISDVEGNVKAQSTVATDAKDGEIPVLNRIISTVEKVLEESKISLDEVEAIGIGSPGPLDAKSGVIITTPNLPFKNFNLVAPIREKFNVPVFLDNDANVAAIGEFMFGAGKGTENMVYMTVSTGVGGGAVLNGKIYRGNTCNALEIGHTTVAADGPRCNCGNIGCLEATSSGTSIGKRGKEACLTKVETSLKNYDEVTSYEVFVEAAKGDEVAKDIIDNALNYLGIGVANMVSTFDPEVVIIGGGVSKAGDIVFETVRKVVNKRCFKNMAESCRIVPAGLGADAGVIGALGLAIMESK
- the asd gene encoding aspartate-semialdehyde dehydrogenase yields the protein MSKLKVGILGATGFVGQRLITLLNNHPYFQVTVLAASKSSAGKTYEESIKGRWKLNLPMPDFVNNIMVKDVYNLDEIIKDVDFVFCAVNMPSNEIKELEELYAKADIPVISNNSANRWTEDVPMIIPEINNNHLDVIDAQRKRLGTQKGFIVTKPNCSIQSYVPAITALLEFKPTKILVCTYQAISGAGKIFSDWPEINDNAIPYISGEESKSEKEPLKIWGTVRNGKIVPATNPVISAQCIRVPVSDGHLAGVFVSFEKKPTKEQILEHWRNFKGKPQELKLPLAPKQFLTYFEQDDRPQTGLDRDIERGMGVSIGRLREDTLFDYKFVCLSHNTLRGAAGGSVLTAELLKAEGLL